The following are encoded in a window of Harmonia axyridis chromosome 7, icHarAxyr1.1, whole genome shotgun sequence genomic DNA:
- the LOC123685041 gene encoding zinc finger protein 729-like, with protein sequence MFICKLCAGEIPAGKEIELDDPEVVLMMNFIKLDYKKLVTGEQNSFACSECMNTMKITYNFIMLCMKTEIKLRNCVDQNKYPQNRFATLEKLLEINTGTVSSQNNHICRICLRVTTELFFNMNERYKGMQVPIEQMLSGCSSSLDLSITKESIICENCVNLLITSFTFYEKNKLLKRLSERMMINQEDNCDVDYVKTEFSEKDTEDSQVLLPNVIYVKEEPSSLDINEEVKIEDNSEPILRIQGEIGGKPYKPVSKRYFCQTCSYTTKRKACLIKHKIVHFPDYKKPLFKCNQCGYTVKSQKYLDRHMSLHANGMDFKKFKCELCSFSTKKRSKLERHLTVHKDERETMMYKCSKCMFITKWKGYLTQHELTHNETEEKKFKCKECDFSTNWRGSLLQHKVVHLSGDDAFKFSCDQCSFKTKRKDNLSKHMIRHMKDEDVRIFYCSECPFTSKFSSKLARHMHVHKQGDDLTTYSCTDCSFQTRWKNNLQQHMRVHQDASEIPLFKCKDCSFTTKWKTCLTEHEVMHKTGDDSKEYKCTECSFTTKWKKSLNMHILTHTTDESVKKFKCAMCEYKTYRSHHLKRHMQVHYK encoded by the exons atgttTATCTGTAAATTATGTGCAGGAGAAATACCCGCAGGAAAAGAAATTGAGTTGGATGATCCTGAAGTAGTTTTAATGATGAATTTTATTAAACTAGATTATAAAAAATTG GTCACAGGCGAGCAGAATAGTTTTGCTTGTTCTGAATGTATGAATACCATGAAAATAACTTACAACTTTATAATGCTTTGTATGAAAACAGAAATAAAGTTGAGAAATTGTGTAGACCAAAATAAATATCCACAAAATAGATTTGCCACTTTAGAAAAGTTGTTGGAAATAAACACTGGAACAGTTTCGTCTCAAAATAATCATATTTGTAGAATTTGTCTGAGAGTGACAACagaattgtttttcaatatgaatgaaAGGTATAAAGGAATGCAGGTTCCGATTGAACAGATGTTAAGTGGTTGTTCCTCTTCTCTT GATCTTTCCATAACAAAGGAATCAATAATTTGTGAAAATTGTGTTAACTTATTAATAACATCATTTACGTTTTATGAGAAAAACAAACTTTTGAAAAGGTTATCTGAGAGAATGATGATAAATCAAGAAGATAATTGTGATGTAGATTATGTAAAAACGGAATTTTCTGAAAAGGATACAGAAGATTCTCAAGTGTTATTGCCCAATGTAATATATGTGAAAGAAGAACCATCTTCTTTGGATATAAATGAGGAAGTGAAAATAGAAGATAACTCGGAGCCAATTTTGAGAATCCAAGGTGAAATTGGAGG TAAGCCATACAAACCAGTTTCTAAGCGCTACTTTTGTCAAACTTGCTCCTATACAACTAAACGAAAGGCATGCTTGATCAAACATAAGATTGTCCATTTTCCTGATTATAAAAAACCATTGTTCAAATGTAATCAATGTGGTTACACAGTAAAAAGCCAAAAATATCTAGATCGTCACATGTCATTACATGCCAATGGTATGGACTTCAAAAAATTCAAGTGTGAATTGTGTTCATTTAGTACTAAAAAAAGAAGTAAGCTAGAAAGACATTTGACTGTTCACAAAGATGAAAGAGAAACTATGATGTATAAATGTTCAAAGTGTATGTTCATAACTAAATGGAAAGGATATTTAACACAACATGAGCTAACTCACAATGAAACTgaagaaaagaaatttaaatgTAAAGAATGTGATTTCAGTACAAATTGGAGGG gtAGTTTACTTCAACATAAAGTGGTCCATTTATCAGGAGATGATGCTTTTAAATTCAGTTGTGATCAATGTTCTTTTAAAACAAAGAGGAAAGATAATTTATCAAAACATATGATAAGGCATATGAAGGATGAAGATGTTAGGATATTTTACTGCTCGGAATGTCCTTTCACCAGTAAATTCAGCAGCAAACTTGCTAGACATATGCATGTTCATAAACAAGGAGATGATTTAACAACATATAg CTGTACAGATTGTTCCTTTCAAACGAGATGGAAAAACAACTTACAACAGCACATGAGGGTCCATCAAGATGCTTCAGAAATTCCCCTGTTTAAATGTAAAGATTGTTCGTTTACTACAAAATGGAAAACATGTTTAACTGAACATGAAGTGATGCATAAAACTGGTGATGATTCCAAAGAATATAAATGTACAGAATGTAGCTTTACCACTAAATGGAAAAAGAGTTTAAATATGCACATATTGACACATACAACAGATGAAAGTGTAAAGAAATTCAAATGTGCCATGTGTGAATACAAAACATACAGATCTCATCACCTCAAAAGACATATGCAAGTGCATTACAAataa